A genomic window from Terriglobia bacterium includes:
- a CDS encoding DEAD/DEAH box helicase family protein: MSAPSRTIDQLIINSPYEEPREYWKRDAASKLFSRIPGRRPAGYIRATESSKAIDDPGIFIELPLPNKIRPRVNAWREADYPGVSGITKRLLKHWRDPEQRENRRLFFCQLEAIETLIWLTEAPASERVGIIIPSDGGDFPRLCSKMATGSGKTIVMAMLIAWQVLNKVTYPQDKRFSKNIFIVAPGLTVKSRLQVLSPGPNDYYREFSLIPSGLEDPLRQGKFKIVNWHKLDWESEERIAKRKSVDKRGALSDEAYVREVLEDMATAQNIVVINDEAHHAWRIAPKSTIKGVAKEDIEEATKWVGGLDRINRTRGILSCFDFTATPFAPTGKRSGEETLFQWIVSDFGLNDAIESGLVKTPRVVIRDDAKLGKDFKSRLYHIYADQSVKEDINQKVEPHVPLPDLVNTAYTILGNDWDETRKRWESEGAPTPPVMITVANLTHTAARVGYALSHKKIPIEKLGELEGILHIDSKVLGEAEAQEEAPEIETNAAAEESSEEETEIPAKKQTKQQRAETLRRIVDTVGQVGQPGEQIHAVISVGMLSEGWDAKTVTHIMGLRAFTSQLLCEQVVGRGLRRTSYDVDAKTGLFTAEYVNIFGVPFTFMPHEGDEDALPPPPPQPTSKIQPLPERKGLEISWPNIIRIDHEYRPELTLDLSKTKPLTLDAYETPTIADLAPVIDGKPDVTKLTSIDVEKLGREQRMQRVIFQSAAEVYDLMKPNWKANREYLLAQVIRLTEKYLTSGQIVVSPPLFSQDEVRRRILYTLNMTRIVQHLWEAIRFENALAVVPVFDKERPIRSTGDMQPWFTRRPCEPAVRSHINLCVFDSRWEASEAFELDRNSNVAAWVKNDHLGFEVLYVFKGVVLKYRPDYLIRLSNGKMLVLEVKGQEGQQDGTKRDFLREWVQAVNAHGGFGVWDHDVSRSPADLAGILQRHN; this comes from the coding sequence ATGTCTGCACCATCCAGAACCATCGACCAGCTCATCATCAACTCCCCATACGAAGAGCCGCGCGAATACTGGAAACGCGACGCTGCATCCAAACTCTTTTCCCGAATCCCCGGCCGCCGCCCCGCGGGCTACATACGCGCAACGGAATCCTCAAAGGCCATCGATGACCCCGGAATTTTTATCGAACTCCCTCTCCCCAACAAAATTCGTCCTCGCGTGAACGCCTGGCGCGAAGCCGACTACCCCGGCGTCTCCGGCATCACCAAACGTCTCCTCAAACATTGGCGCGATCCTGAACAACGCGAAAACCGCCGCCTCTTCTTCTGCCAGCTCGAAGCCATCGAAACCTTAATCTGGCTCACCGAGGCCCCCGCCTCAGAACGCGTAGGCATTATCATCCCCTCCGACGGCGGCGACTTCCCCCGCCTCTGCTCCAAAATGGCCACCGGTTCCGGCAAGACCATCGTCATGGCCATGCTCATCGCCTGGCAGGTCTTAAACAAAGTCACCTACCCCCAGGACAAACGCTTCTCCAAGAACATTTTCATTGTCGCACCGGGATTGACTGTCAAAAGCCGCCTTCAAGTCCTCAGTCCCGGCCCGAACGATTATTACAGGGAATTCAGCCTCATTCCGTCTGGCCTTGAGGACCCTCTTCGCCAGGGCAAATTCAAAATTGTCAATTGGCACAAACTTGATTGGGAATCTGAAGAACGTATCGCCAAACGGAAATCCGTCGATAAACGCGGCGCGCTAAGCGACGAAGCCTACGTCCGCGAAGTCCTCGAAGACATGGCTACGGCCCAAAATATCGTCGTCATCAACGACGAAGCCCACCACGCTTGGCGCATCGCGCCCAAGTCCACCATCAAGGGCGTGGCCAAGGAGGACATTGAAGAGGCCACCAAGTGGGTCGGCGGCCTCGACCGCATTAACCGCACGCGGGGAATTCTCTCCTGCTTCGACTTTACAGCCACGCCCTTTGCGCCCACCGGCAAACGCAGCGGCGAGGAAACTCTGTTCCAGTGGATCGTCAGCGACTTTGGCCTCAATGACGCCATCGAATCCGGCCTCGTCAAAACACCTCGCGTCGTCATTCGGGATGACGCCAAGCTCGGGAAAGACTTCAAATCCCGCCTCTACCATATCTACGCAGACCAGAGCGTCAAGGAGGACATCAATCAGAAAGTCGAACCTCATGTGCCTCTTCCGGATCTCGTAAATACCGCCTATACCATCCTGGGAAATGACTGGGACGAGACTCGCAAGCGCTGGGAAAGCGAAGGTGCTCCCACGCCTCCCGTCATGATTACTGTCGCCAATCTCACGCACACCGCCGCACGCGTCGGGTACGCGCTGTCCCACAAGAAAATCCCCATTGAAAAACTCGGCGAACTGGAAGGGATCCTTCACATCGATTCCAAAGTCCTTGGCGAAGCCGAAGCCCAGGAAGAAGCTCCGGAAATCGAAACGAACGCTGCCGCCGAAGAGAGTTCTGAGGAAGAAACGGAAATACCCGCCAAAAAGCAGACGAAACAGCAGCGCGCTGAAACACTTCGCCGGATCGTCGACACGGTTGGCCAGGTAGGCCAGCCCGGCGAACAAATCCATGCCGTCATTTCCGTCGGCATGCTTTCGGAAGGTTGGGACGCCAAGACGGTTACGCACATCATGGGTCTTCGCGCATTCACCTCACAGCTTCTCTGCGAGCAGGTCGTAGGCCGGGGCCTCCGCCGCACCTCTTATGACGTGGATGCGAAAACAGGCCTTTTCACCGCCGAATACGTCAACATTTTCGGCGTGCCTTTCACCTTCATGCCTCACGAAGGAGATGAGGACGCTCTTCCCCCGCCTCCACCGCAGCCCACTTCAAAAATTCAGCCTCTCCCCGAGCGCAAGGGCCTCGAAATCTCATGGCCGAACATCATTCGCATCGATCACGAGTACCGCCCGGAACTGACCCTCGATCTTTCAAAGACCAAACCTCTGACTCTCGACGCGTACGAAACTCCAACGATTGCCGACCTTGCTCCCGTCATCGACGGTAAACCGGACGTCACGAAACTCACCAGTATTGATGTCGAAAAACTAGGCAGAGAACAGCGCATGCAGCGTGTCATTTTCCAGTCCGCCGCCGAAGTCTACGACCTGATGAAGCCCAATTGGAAAGCCAATCGCGAATACCTTCTCGCTCAGGTCATTCGCCTCACGGAAAAATATCTTACTAGCGGCCAGATTGTCGTCTCCCCGCCGCTCTTCAGCCAGGACGAAGTCCGTCGCCGCATCCTCTACACCTTAAACATGACCAGGATCGTCCAGCATCTCTGGGAAGCCATCCGTTTTGAAAACGCGCTCGCCGTTGTTCCTGTCTTCGACAAGGAACGCCCCATCCGCTCCACCGGCGACATGCAGCCCTGGTTTACTCGCCGCCCCTGCGAGCCCGCTGTCCGTTCTCACATCAATCTCTGCGTATTCGATTCCCGCTGGGAAGCCAGCGAAGCATTTGAGCTTGACCGCAATTCCAATGTCGCGGCGTGGGTCAAAAACGACCATCTGGGCTTTGAGGTCCTTTATGTTTTCAAAGGTGTCGTCCTCAAGTACCGCCCCGACTACCTCATCCGCCTCTCGAACGGCAAGATGTTGGTCCTCGAAGTCAAAGGCCAGGAAGGTCAGCAAGACGGGACCAAACGGGATTTCCTGCGGGAATGGGTTCAAGCCGTGAATGCCCACGGTGGCTTCGGCGTTTGGGATCACGATGTATCCAGGTCCCCAGCCGATCTCGCTGGCATCCTGCAGCGCCACAACTAG
- a CDS encoding amidase, protein MLGEEILYLSLTELAKRIEAKQLSPVELTESYLARSEKLGPRFNAYARLTPDLALEQAHKAEKEIRGGHYRGPLHGMPYAAKDLLAVKGYPTTWGAKPYAEQTFAYNATVIEHLNRAGAVLLGKSAMIELAGGMGYRFASASLTGAAKNPWNTECWTCGSSSGSGAIMAAGLAAFALGTETWGSIVCPASYCGVSGLRPTYGRVSRYGAMALSYSMDKIGPLGRSAEDCARVFAVLAGHDSNDRSTLAVDRAAFTYSPATERLRGPLRIGWLTNAWKEMELGVAKVMNETEHVIRKLFPGTKDAELPEGPFEAAGSVIIGVEGASAFRDLLHSGRVAELTDPLGQIAGYVNEFIPASDYVTALRVRDVLQHKMDDLFQSYDVLATAAEPVAANKLDLNLETGLTFADPLGGIGNLCGLPALSVPCGFTADNLPVGLQLVGRAGDDLAVIQAARTFQQRTNWHRKHPRIA, encoded by the coding sequence ATGCTCGGCGAGGAAATTCTCTACCTGTCCCTGACGGAACTGGCCAAGCGCATCGAAGCCAAGCAACTGTCCCCGGTCGAGCTGACCGAAAGCTATCTGGCGCGCAGTGAAAAGCTGGGGCCGCGTTTCAATGCCTACGCCCGGCTCACGCCGGATCTGGCGCTGGAACAGGCCCACAAAGCGGAAAAGGAAATCCGCGGGGGCCACTATCGCGGGCCCTTGCACGGCATGCCCTACGCGGCAAAGGATCTCCTGGCGGTGAAGGGCTATCCCACTACCTGGGGCGCAAAACCCTATGCCGAGCAGACCTTTGCCTACAACGCCACGGTCATCGAACACCTGAACCGCGCCGGAGCCGTCCTGCTGGGGAAATCCGCCATGATCGAGCTGGCTGGAGGAATGGGCTACCGCTTTGCCTCCGCCTCGCTGACCGGCGCGGCCAAGAATCCCTGGAACACCGAATGCTGGACGTGCGGGTCCTCTTCCGGCTCGGGGGCCATCATGGCCGCCGGGCTGGCGGCCTTCGCGCTCGGCACGGAAACCTGGGGCTCCATCGTTTGCCCGGCGTCCTATTGCGGGGTCAGCGGGCTGCGCCCCACGTACGGCCGGGTGAGCCGTTACGGGGCCATGGCGCTCTCCTACTCGATGGACAAGATCGGCCCCCTCGGGCGCAGCGCCGAGGATTGCGCGCGGGTCTTTGCGGTCCTGGCCGGACACGATAGCAACGACCGCAGCACGCTGGCCGTGGACCGCGCCGCCTTCACCTATTCCCCGGCCACCGAGCGTCTCCGCGGCCCGTTGCGCATCGGCTGGCTGACCAACGCCTGGAAGGAGATGGAACTGGGGGTGGCCAAGGTAATGAACGAGACCGAGCACGTAATCCGCAAGCTTTTCCCGGGAACGAAGGACGCGGAGCTGCCTGAAGGGCCGTTCGAAGCGGCCGGCAGCGTGATCATCGGAGTCGAAGGGGCTTCGGCGTTTCGCGATCTTCTGCACTCCGGGCGCGTCGCGGAGCTGACCGACCCGCTGGGACAGATCGCGGGCTACGTCAACGAATTCATTCCGGCGAGCGACTACGTCACGGCGCTGCGCGTGCGCGACGTCCTCCAGCACAAGATGGACGACCTCTTCCAGTCCTACGACGTCCTGGCCACCGCGGCCGAGCCCGTCGCCGCCAACAAGCTGGACCTCAACCTCGAGACCGGCCTGACCTTTGCCGACCCTCTCGGGGGCATTGGCAATCTCTGCGGCCTGCCCGCGCTTTCCGTACCCTGCGGATTCACCGCGGACAATCTGCCCGTAGGGTTGCAACTGGTGGGCCGCGCCGGAGACGACCTGGCGGTCATTCAAGCGGCGCGCACCTTCCAGCAGAGAACGAACTGGCACCGCAAGCATCCGCGGATCGCCTAA
- a CDS encoding PAS domain S-box protein, protein MAHRVSQDSGIQPRAEQLFALVKSSRNLFVLLGADGTLLYINPAFTTILGYSPEEILGTSILSLLHPKELAAARLSFQSLANQAGAEMNGRCRLLCKDGSWRQFEAVGQSYLHEPAIGAIVANYRDVTERLRMESERRVIAEVIHALNQTSNLDELLARIHQALKKVLYAENCFIALHDPETGTFQFPFFVDRFDTAPPPQKIGRSCTAYVFRTGRAELIPQAKFDRLVESGEVELVGSPSPAWLGVPLKTPTATIGVLVVQHYEQEDVYDKRDLEFLDSVGGTIALAIERRRAEDALRKSELTFRLLFAHNPIPTWVFDFDTLLFIEVNESAEKQYGFTADEFRQMTVMGICAEENPQLVLRRMAESLAMGGGRFAGNFKHRRKDGKVIETEVIAHELEYGGRHVCLVVARDITERQLLEQQLRQAQKMEAVGRLAGGVAHDFNNLLMVIKGHTELLLSSLAATPQASRKIEQIDRAADRAVSLTRQLLAFSRMQVLQPRVLNLNQIVVEMGKLLPRLIGEDIELVVHEQADLGSIRADASQMEQIIMNLAVNARDAMPSGGRLLIETGNVDLDGHYNATHPMVQPGRYVLLAVSDTGTGMDAETQAHIFEPFFTTKEQGKGTGLGLATVYGVVKQSGGWIWVYSELGKGTTFKIYLPRVDQPVEQTGASVKVAEIPRGTETILLAEDEQDVREVAREFLESGGYVVLEAGDGEEALRLAERHAGAIDLLVTDMVMPGMTGRELAERMQALRAVGRVIFMSGYTEQAAAQSQLQGDCSKLLTKPFGRATMLRAVRELLSRSLPS, encoded by the coding sequence ATGGCACATCGCGTCTCCCAAGACTCTGGAATCCAGCCCCGGGCCGAACAGCTCTTTGCCCTGGTCAAGAGTTCACGCAATCTGTTCGTGCTGCTTGGCGCGGATGGAACGCTCCTCTACATAAACCCTGCGTTTACAACGATTTTAGGATATTCCCCGGAAGAGATCCTGGGAACCAGCATCCTCTCTTTACTCCACCCCAAGGAGCTGGCCGCGGCACGCCTGAGCTTTCAGTCCCTGGCCAATCAGGCTGGTGCGGAGATGAATGGGCGCTGCCGATTGCTCTGCAAGGACGGGTCGTGGCGGCAGTTCGAAGCCGTCGGACAAAGCTATCTGCACGAGCCCGCCATCGGGGCCATCGTCGCCAACTATCGGGATGTCACCGAGCGCCTTCGCATGGAGTCCGAGCGGCGGGTCATCGCGGAAGTCATCCACGCGCTGAACCAGACCAGCAACCTCGATGAGCTGCTCGCGCGCATTCACCAGGCTTTGAAAAAGGTGCTCTACGCGGAGAACTGTTTTATCGCCCTGCATGATCCGGAAACCGGCACCTTTCAGTTTCCTTTCTTTGTGGACCGTTTCGATACCGCGCCGCCGCCGCAGAAGATCGGGCGGAGCTGTACGGCTTATGTGTTTCGCACCGGGCGCGCGGAGCTTATCCCCCAGGCGAAGTTTGACCGCCTGGTGGAGTCCGGCGAAGTGGAGCTGGTGGGCTCGCCGTCGCCGGCCTGGCTGGGCGTGCCGCTGAAGACGCCGACGGCTACGATCGGCGTGCTGGTGGTGCAGCATTACGAGCAGGAAGACGTTTACGACAAGCGCGATCTGGAATTTCTCGATTCCGTGGGCGGCACCATCGCGCTGGCCATTGAGCGGCGCCGCGCGGAAGACGCGCTGCGCAAAAGCGAATTGACGTTCCGTCTCCTGTTCGCGCATAACCCGATCCCTACCTGGGTTTTCGATTTCGATACCCTGCTCTTCATCGAAGTGAACGAATCCGCGGAGAAGCAGTACGGATTTACGGCGGATGAGTTCCGCCAGATGACCGTAATGGGAATCTGCGCAGAGGAAAACCCCCAGCTGGTGTTGCGGCGGATGGCGGAATCGCTAGCCATGGGCGGCGGGCGTTTCGCAGGCAACTTCAAGCACCGCAGGAAAGACGGGAAGGTGATTGAAACCGAAGTGATCGCGCACGAACTGGAATACGGGGGACGTCACGTGTGTCTGGTCGTGGCACGGGATATCACCGAGCGCCAGCTTCTGGAACAGCAGTTGCGCCAGGCGCAGAAGATGGAAGCGGTGGGGCGGCTGGCAGGCGGCGTGGCGCACGATTTCAACAACTTGCTGATGGTCATCAAGGGGCATACGGAACTCCTGCTCAGCTCGCTGGCGGCGACGCCGCAGGCCTCCCGCAAGATCGAGCAGATCGACCGCGCGGCGGACCGCGCCGTGTCCCTCACGCGGCAACTCCTGGCTTTCAGCCGCATGCAGGTGCTGCAGCCGCGGGTCTTGAACCTCAACCAGATCGTTGTGGAGATGGGCAAGCTTTTGCCGCGGCTGATCGGGGAAGATATCGAGCTGGTGGTCCACGAGCAGGCGGATCTCGGCTCGATTCGCGCGGACGCCAGCCAGATGGAACAGATCATCATGAATCTGGCGGTCAACGCGCGGGACGCCATGCCCTCCGGCGGCCGGCTGCTGATCGAGACGGGCAACGTGGATCTGGACGGACATTACAATGCGACCCATCCGATGGTGCAGCCGGGACGCTACGTCCTGCTGGCCGTCTCGGATACCGGCACGGGCATGGATGCGGAAACGCAGGCGCACATCTTCGAGCCCTTTTTCACCACCAAGGAGCAGGGAAAGGGAACTGGCCTGGGGCTGGCGACCGTCTATGGCGTGGTCAAGCAGAGCGGCGGCTGGATCTGGGTGTACAGCGAACTGGGCAAGGGCACCACTTTCAAGATCTATCTGCCGCGCGTGGATCAGCCGGTGGAGCAGACCGGCGCCTCGGTGAAAGTCGCGGAGATTCCCCGCGGCACCGAGACCATCCTGCTGGCTGAAGACGAGCAGGACGTGCGCGAGGTAGCTCGCGAGTTCCTGGAGTCCGGCGGCTACGTGGTGCTGGAGGCCGGCGACGGCGAAGAAGCCCTGCGCCTCGCGGAGCGACACGCCGGCGCGATCGACTTGCTGGTGACGGACATGGTCATGCCGGGAATGACCGGACGGGAACTGGCGGAGCGCATGCAGGCGCTGCGTGCCGTGGGCCGCGTGATCTTCATGTCCGGTTATACGGAGCAGGCAGCGGCGCAGTCTCAGTTGCAAGGCGACTGTTCGAAACTGCTCACCAAGCCGTTCGGCCGCGCGACCATGCTCCGCGCCGTACGCGAACTGCTCTCCCGGTCCCTTCCCTCCTAA
- a CDS encoding site-specific DNA-methyltransferase, protein MAKQKRPKAQTDVKSRKRPIEQYDHKDKTRVNNPPVGLVTPQTDPPVTSRKTYEYDPHLDPQLVWAGKKEHTSFEIPTVSLHVHERIDPRTIIEAVRKRNGVPLKPAQGYLFETREENPPLREAVDFYRHPHGWTNRLIAGDSLLVMNSLLEKEGMAGQVQMVYIDPPYGIRYGSNFQPFVNRRDVKDGKDEDLTQEPEMVRAFRDTWELGIHSYLTYLRDRLLLARELLHESGSCFVQISDENVHYVRALMNEVFDKKNFCGLIAFRTTGGQSSLLLASSTDYLVWFAKDRELAARRFRQPTQTKEGGFGGTGQYTLVEPRDGSGEPRQMTKVELRDPESISPTLRILAHDTLYSQGAPSDPADRIFEFRGKKYQCPPNTHWKTSVKNGGMDRLARANRILVLSETLRYKRYLEDYPVSELDNVWEDTGTSGFARKKQFVVETNPKVIERCILMTTDPGDLVFDPTCGSGTTAFVAEQWGRRWITCDTSRVATTLAKQRFMGATFDYYKLAHPDEGVGSGFEYKKVPHVTLKSIANNEPPGEETLYDQPLVDNSRARISGPFTVEAVPAPNVKSIDDLPVVCHPERSEGSAFSSSHSSATPPQPADASIARSGSTLRQSDWRDELLKTGLRGKGGQMINFSRVEPLGGTRWLHADAETKGTNPERVVISFGPDYAPLEQRQVELAWEEARTLHPKPEILVFAAFQFDPEAAKDIDDLTREKSGMTFLTAQMNADLLTDDLKKKRSSNQSFWLVGRPDVDLRQIKSGDGKGKYQAEVRGFDYYNTRTGAIESGDTAKIAMWLLDTDYDGRSLYPRQVFFPLADEDEGWAKLARNLKAEIDPELIEAYRGTVSLPFAPGEHKRIAVKVIDDRGIESLKVLQL, encoded by the coding sequence GTGGCCAAACAGAAACGACCAAAAGCACAGACCGACGTAAAATCCAGGAAACGCCCCATCGAACAGTACGACCACAAGGACAAAACCCGCGTCAACAATCCCCCCGTCGGCCTGGTCACTCCGCAGACCGATCCGCCCGTCACCTCGCGCAAGACCTACGAATACGACCCCCACCTCGACCCGCAGCTCGTCTGGGCCGGCAAGAAAGAGCACACCTCCTTCGAAATCCCCACCGTCTCCCTTCACGTCCACGAGCGCATTGACCCCCGCACGATCATCGAAGCCGTCCGCAAGCGCAACGGCGTCCCGCTCAAGCCCGCCCAGGGCTACCTCTTCGAAACCCGCGAAGAAAACCCGCCCCTCCGCGAAGCCGTGGACTTCTACCGCCATCCCCACGGCTGGACCAACCGCCTCATCGCCGGTGACTCTCTCCTCGTCATGAACTCCCTCCTCGAAAAAGAAGGCATGGCCGGCCAGGTCCAAATGGTCTATATCGACCCGCCCTACGGCATCCGCTACGGCTCCAATTTCCAGCCCTTCGTCAATCGCCGCGACGTCAAAGACGGCAAGGACGAAGACCTCACCCAGGAACCTGAAATGGTCCGCGCCTTTCGCGACACCTGGGAGCTCGGCATCCACTCCTATCTCACCTACCTCCGCGACCGCCTCCTCCTCGCCCGCGAACTCCTCCACGAATCCGGCTCCTGCTTCGTCCAAATCTCCGATGAAAACGTGCACTATGTCCGAGCATTGATGAATGAAGTTTTTGACAAAAAGAATTTCTGCGGCCTAATCGCTTTCAGAACTACCGGTGGCCAAAGCTCGCTGCTGCTCGCCTCATCGACAGACTACCTTGTGTGGTTCGCAAAGGACCGGGAACTCGCCGCACGCCGCTTTCGTCAGCCGACGCAGACGAAGGAGGGCGGCTTCGGTGGAACCGGACAGTACACCCTCGTCGAACCGCGTGACGGTAGCGGCGAGCCTCGTCAGATGACGAAGGTAGAGCTCCGGGATCCAGAATCCATTTCGCCGACACTACGAATCTTGGCACACGACACACTCTATTCGCAGGGCGCACCTTCCGATCCTGCCGATCGCATTTTTGAATTTCGTGGCAAGAAATACCAATGTCCGCCGAACACTCATTGGAAGACGAGTGTCAAGAACGGAGGCATGGATCGTCTTGCGAGGGCAAACCGAATACTGGTGCTCAGTGAAACGCTCCGCTATAAGCGGTACCTCGAAGATTATCCCGTATCGGAGCTAGACAACGTCTGGGAAGACACCGGGACAAGCGGATTCGCCAGAAAAAAACAATTCGTAGTTGAGACGAACCCGAAGGTAATAGAGCGCTGCATCCTCATGACCACCGACCCCGGCGACCTGGTCTTCGATCCAACCTGCGGCTCCGGCACAACCGCCTTTGTCGCGGAACAATGGGGCCGCCGCTGGATCACCTGCGACACTTCCCGCGTCGCCACCACTCTCGCCAAACAACGCTTCATGGGCGCCACCTTCGACTACTACAAACTCGCGCATCCAGACGAAGGCGTCGGCAGTGGCTTCGAATACAAGAAAGTCCCCCACGTCACCCTCAAATCCATCGCCAACAACGAACCTCCCGGCGAGGAAACCCTATACGACCAGCCGCTCGTCGACAACTCCCGCGCCCGTATCTCCGGCCCCTTCACCGTTGAAGCCGTCCCCGCCCCCAACGTCAAATCCATTGACGACCTCCCTGTGGTTTGTCATCCCGAGCGCAGCGAGGGATCTGCTTTTTCCTCATCCCATTCCTCCGCCACCCCGCCGCAGCCCGCCGACGCCTCCATCGCCCGTTCCGGCTCCACTCTCCGCCAATCCGACTGGCGCGACGAACTACTCAAAACCGGCCTCCGCGGCAAAGGCGGCCAGATGATCAACTTCTCCCGCGTCGAGCCTCTCGGCGGCACCCGCTGGCTCCACGCCGATGCCGAAACCAAGGGAACAAACCCCGAACGCGTCGTCATCTCCTTCGGCCCCGACTACGCCCCGCTCGAACAGCGCCAGGTCGAATTGGCCTGGGAAGAAGCCCGCACCCTCCATCCCAAACCGGAAATCCTCGTCTTCGCCGCCTTCCAGTTCGACCCCGAAGCCGCCAAGGACATCGACGACCTCACCAGGGAAAAAAGCGGCATGACCTTCCTCACCGCCCAGATGAACGCCGATCTCCTCACCGACGACCTCAAGAAAAAACGCTCCAGCAACCAATCCTTCTGGCTCGTCGGCCGCCCCGACGTGGATCTCCGCCAAATCAAATCCGGGGACGGCAAAGGCAAATACCAGGCCGAGGTCCGCGGCTTCGACTACTACAACACCCGCACCGGCGCCATCGAATCCGGCGACACCGCGAAGATCGCCATGTGGCTCCTCGATACTGACTACGATGGCCGCAGCCTCTATCCCCGTCAGGTCTTCTTTCCCCTGGCCGACGAAGACGAAGGCTGGGCCAAGCTGGCCAGAAATCTGAAAGCCGAAATCGATCCCGAACTGATCGAAGCCTATCGCGGCACCGTCTCTTTACCGTTTGCCCCGGGCGAACACAAACGCATCGCCGTAAAAGTGATCGACGACCGCGGCATCGAAAGCCTGAAGGTTTTGCAGTTGTGA